Proteins encoded by one window of Methanothermobacter sp. K4:
- a CDS encoding DUF192 domain-containing protein produces the protein MEKEVFNKTRGATLGAVRFADTFLSRFRGLMLRRNVETGLVLEIPEGRGRYGSGIHMFFMLVPLDVLFVDEDMRVVDVAELKPWQVYNPVKPARYVIELKKGKIEESGTQIGDMLEFRDI, from the coding sequence ATGGAGAAAGAGGTGTTCAATAAGACAAGGGGCGCCACTCTTGGTGCTGTGAGGTTTGCAGATACATTCCTTTCACGTTTCAGGGGCTTGATGCTCAGGAGGAACGTTGAGACTGGACTTGTACTTGAAATACCCGAGGGACGTGGGAGATACGGCTCAGGAATACACATGTTCTTCATGCTGGTTCCGCTTGACGTTCTATTCGTTGATGAGGATATGCGGGTGGTTGATGTGGCTGAACTCAAACCATGGCAGGTCTACAACCCAGTAAAACCTGCAAGATATGTCATAGAACTTAAAAAAGGAAAAATTGAGGAATCTGGAACCCAAATAGGCGATATGCTGGAATTTCGGGATATCTGA
- the hdrA gene encoding H(2):CoB-CoM heterodisulfide ferredoxin reductase subunit HdrA, with amino-acid sequence MAEEKKETMEEPKIGVYVCHCGVNIGGVVDIEAVRDYAAKLPNVVVAKDYKYYCSDPGQLEIQKDIKELGINRVVVAACSPRLHEPTFRRCVEEAGLNQFLFEFANIREHDSWVHMDNPEGATEKAKDLVRMAVAKARLLEPLEASKVSVDDKALVIGGGVAGIQATLDLADMGFKTYMVEKRPSISGRMGQLDKTFPTLDCSMCILAPKMVDVGKHDNIELITYAEVKEVDGYIGNFKVKIEKKPRYIDEDLCTGCGSCVEVCPIEMPNYFDEGIGMTKAVYIPFPQAVPLCATIDKDYCIECMLCDEVCERGAVKHDQEPEEIEIEVGTIIVATGYDAYDPTEKLEYGYGRHTNVITGLELERMINASGPTDGKVLKPSDGEKPKRVAFIHCVGSRDEQVGKPYCSRVCCMYIMKNAQLIKDKMPDTEVTLYYMDIRAFGKGFEEFYKRSQEKYGIKFIRGRPAEVIENPDLTLTVRSEDTLLGKVTEYDYDMVVLGVGLVPPEGAETLRQTIGLSKSADGFLMEAHPKLRPVDTLTDGVYLAGVAQGPKDIPDAVAQASGAAARAAIPMVKGEVEIEPIIAVTDSDVCGGCEVCIELCPFGAISIEEGHANVNVALCKGCGTCVAACPSGTMDQQHFKTEQIMAQIEAALNEPASK; translated from the coding sequence ATGGCAGAAGAAAAAAAAGAAACAATGGAAGAACCAAAAATCGGTGTTTACGTCTGCCACTGCGGTGTAAACATCGGCGGTGTGGTCGACATTGAGGCTGTAAGGGACTACGCTGCGAAACTACCAAACGTTGTGGTTGCAAAGGACTACAAGTACTACTGTTCTGACCCAGGTCAGCTCGAGATACAGAAGGACATCAAGGAACTCGGGATAAACAGGGTAGTTGTGGCTGCATGTTCCCCAAGGCTCCACGAACCAACCTTCAGGAGATGTGTTGAGGAAGCAGGACTCAACCAGTTCCTCTTCGAATTTGCAAACATAAGGGAACACGACTCATGGGTCCACATGGACAACCCTGAGGGCGCAACAGAAAAGGCCAAGGACCTTGTGAGGATGGCTGTTGCCAAGGCAAGGCTCCTGGAGCCCCTCGAGGCATCAAAGGTTAGTGTGGATGACAAGGCCCTCGTCATCGGTGGAGGTGTTGCAGGTATACAGGCTACCCTTGACCTGGCCGACATGGGATTCAAGACCTACATGGTCGAAAAGAGGCCAAGTATCTCAGGAAGAATGGGTCAGCTTGACAAAACCTTCCCGACCCTCGACTGTTCAATGTGTATCCTCGCACCAAAAATGGTGGATGTGGGTAAACACGACAACATTGAACTCATAACCTACGCTGAGGTTAAGGAGGTTGACGGTTACATAGGTAACTTCAAGGTCAAAATCGAGAAAAAACCAAGGTACATAGACGAGGACCTCTGTACCGGATGCGGTTCCTGCGTAGAGGTATGCCCAATTGAAATGCCCAACTACTTCGACGAGGGAATCGGTATGACCAAGGCTGTCTACATACCATTCCCACAGGCCGTCCCGCTCTGCGCAACCATAGACAAGGACTACTGTATAGAGTGCATGCTCTGTGATGAGGTCTGTGAAAGGGGAGCCGTTAAACACGACCAGGAACCAGAGGAAATCGAAATCGAAGTTGGTACAATAATCGTGGCAACAGGATACGACGCCTACGACCCAACAGAGAAACTCGAATACGGTTACGGCCGACACACCAACGTAATAACAGGTCTTGAACTCGAAAGGATGATCAACGCCTCAGGTCCAACCGATGGTAAGGTCCTCAAACCATCAGACGGTGAAAAACCAAAGAGGGTTGCATTCATCCACTGTGTGGGTTCAAGGGACGAACAGGTTGGAAAACCCTACTGTTCCCGTGTCTGCTGTATGTACATCATGAAGAACGCACAGCTCATCAAGGACAAAATGCCTGACACAGAGGTCACACTCTACTACATGGACATAAGGGCATTCGGTAAAGGATTCGAGGAATTCTACAAACGCTCACAGGAGAAATACGGAATCAAATTCATAAGGGGACGACCCGCCGAGGTCATCGAAAACCCTGACCTCACACTCACAGTGAGATCAGAGGACACGCTCCTGGGTAAGGTCACAGAGTACGACTACGACATGGTCGTCCTTGGTGTGGGTCTCGTGCCACCAGAGGGTGCAGAGACACTGAGGCAGACAATCGGTCTATCCAAATCTGCAGACGGATTCCTCATGGAAGCACACCCAAAACTCAGGCCTGTTGACACACTGACAGATGGTGTGTACCTTGCAGGTGTGGCTCAGGGTCCAAAGGACATCCCTGACGCTGTTGCACAGGCTTCAGGTGCAGCTGCACGTGCAGCAATACCAATGGTCAAGGGTGAAGTGGAAATTGAGCCAATAATCGCAGTTACAGATTCCGACGTCTGCGGTGGCTGTGAGGTCTGCATCGAGCTCTGCCCATTCGGTGCCATAAGCATAGAGGAAGGGCACGCCAACGTAAACGTGGCCCTCTGTAAGGGTTGCGGTACCTGCGTGGCAGCATGCCCATCAGGCACAATGGACCAGCAGCACTTCAAAACAGAGCAGATCATGGCTCAGATCGAAGCTGCACTCAACGAACCCGCTTCAAAATAG
- the ileS gene encoding isoleucine--tRNA ligase, producing MPIQEAEKSYKPHVIEEKVQSFWEERDIYERVKELRENGPRYSFLDGPPYCSGRIHLGTAWNKVMKDSYLRFKSMRGFNVRRQPGWDTHGLPIEHKVEGILGVGSKKDIEDKIGIEEFVRKCREFAVENKAVMTSQFQRLGVWMDWDDPYVTFDPAYMESCWWTLKRAHEKNLLLRDLRVITWCPRCETALALAEIDYHEKEDPSIYVKFPVSGDTYILVWTTTPWTLPANMAVAVHPDFDYAHARLDGETYIMAEALVEKVLGEEAEIIKTVRGSELEGLTYRHPLDEEVPCHRDMEHRVILGDHVTLTEGTGCVHTAPGHGPEDFEIGKEYGLPVFCPVDEAGVFTEEAGKYRGLFVKDADSDIIDDLRSRNLLLRAETISHRYGFCWRCKTPIIYLATEQWFLKITEIKDKMLSELDRVQWIPSWAGESRFRNWIENARDWTISRQRYWGIPIPIWVCEDCDSIHVVGSIEELRELAVEGQLEGDFIHRPHVDRIILECGRCGGDMKRTPDVLDVWIDSGVAGWAALHYPREKELFSEWFPYDFITEGHDQTRGWFYSQLGCGVIALDETPYRRVLMHGFTLDEEGRKMSKSLGNVVEPEDVIEKYGADVLRFYLLWANKPWEDLKFVWEELRNVNKMFNILWNVYVFATTYMSLDRFQPGDHELEDLHFRDEDRWIISRVNSVALKVTEALDNLHFHRATREIHDFIVEDLSRWYIRLIRSRTWIERDDPDKLAAYHSLYTAIKTLIVTLSPIAPHICEDIYQNLVRGAEPDSPESIHMLDWMVSEDAVDGKLEAEMDIVREIIEACARARDTARYKLRWPVREIAVVSEDEGVLAAAESLKAVIAEQANAKSIRTSTEFPDMRIIAKPNPATLGPRLRQDMPPVMRKLEEADGAEVKAALESEGTFRVELDGRIIVLEPDDIIFETELPENIVNAQFEGGSVFVDTELTPEIMSEAMARELVRRIQDMRKDLDLDVEARIEVSVKCSPEFRELTESQREFVENEVRASQLSFDYTELEYTKEWKISDENLIISIKPSDKV from the coding sequence ATGCCAATCCAGGAAGCCGAAAAATCCTACAAGCCCCATGTGATAGAGGAAAAGGTTCAGAGTTTCTGGGAAGAAAGGGATATCTATGAACGCGTGAAGGAACTGAGGGAGAATGGTCCAAGGTACTCATTCCTGGACGGTCCACCCTACTGTAGCGGAAGGATTCACCTTGGAACAGCATGGAACAAGGTAATGAAGGACTCATACCTCCGCTTCAAGTCAATGAGGGGTTTCAATGTCAGGAGGCAGCCTGGATGGGACACCCATGGCCTTCCAATAGAACACAAGGTTGAGGGGATCCTGGGTGTCGGGAGCAAGAAGGACATCGAGGATAAGATCGGTATAGAGGAATTTGTCAGGAAGTGCAGGGAATTCGCGGTTGAAAACAAGGCTGTGATGACATCCCAGTTCCAGCGCCTTGGGGTCTGGATGGACTGGGATGACCCCTACGTGACCTTCGACCCGGCCTACATGGAATCATGCTGGTGGACCCTGAAGAGGGCCCATGAGAAGAACCTCCTTTTAAGGGATCTACGGGTGATAACGTGGTGTCCACGCTGTGAAACGGCCCTGGCACTTGCAGAGATAGACTACCATGAGAAGGAGGACCCCTCAATCTACGTGAAGTTCCCGGTTTCAGGGGACACATATATACTGGTATGGACAACAACCCCCTGGACCCTCCCTGCAAACATGGCCGTTGCGGTCCACCCTGACTTTGACTATGCCCACGCCCGCCTGGATGGGGAAACCTACATAATGGCAGAGGCACTCGTTGAGAAGGTCCTCGGCGAGGAAGCAGAGATAATAAAGACCGTCAGGGGATCTGAACTTGAGGGCCTCACCTACAGGCACCCCCTGGATGAGGAGGTGCCATGCCACAGGGACATGGAGCACAGGGTCATCCTGGGGGACCATGTGACACTCACAGAGGGTACAGGGTGCGTGCACACAGCCCCGGGTCACGGTCCAGAGGACTTTGAGATAGGTAAAGAATATGGCCTCCCTGTCTTCTGCCCTGTGGATGAGGCAGGAGTCTTCACTGAGGAGGCAGGAAAATACAGGGGACTCTTTGTTAAAGACGCTGATTCTGACATAATAGATGACCTCAGATCAAGGAACCTCCTCCTGAGGGCAGAGACCATCAGTCACAGGTACGGGTTCTGCTGGAGATGCAAGACACCCATAATCTACCTTGCCACAGAGCAGTGGTTCCTCAAAATAACAGAGATAAAGGATAAAATGCTCAGTGAACTCGACAGGGTACAGTGGATCCCATCATGGGCAGGGGAGAGCAGGTTCAGGAACTGGATAGAGAATGCAAGGGACTGGACCATCTCAAGGCAGCGTTACTGGGGAATACCCATCCCCATATGGGTCTGCGAGGACTGTGACAGCATACACGTGGTTGGATCAATAGAGGAGCTCAGGGAGCTGGCTGTTGAGGGCCAGCTGGAGGGCGACTTCATCCACAGGCCCCACGTGGACAGGATAATACTTGAGTGTGGCAGATGCGGGGGTGACATGAAGAGGACACCCGATGTCCTGGACGTCTGGATAGACTCAGGGGTAGCAGGGTGGGCAGCCCTACACTACCCCAGAGAGAAGGAACTCTTCAGTGAATGGTTCCCCTACGACTTCATAACCGAGGGACATGACCAGACCAGGGGCTGGTTCTACTCACAGCTTGGCTGTGGTGTGATAGCACTTGATGAGACACCCTACCGGAGGGTGCTCATGCACGGATTCACCCTTGATGAAGAGGGCAGGAAGATGAGCAAGTCCCTGGGGAATGTGGTTGAACCTGAGGATGTCATAGAGAAGTACGGGGCAGACGTCCTTAGGTTCTACCTTCTATGGGCCAACAAGCCATGGGAGGACCTTAAATTCGTCTGGGAAGAACTCAGGAATGTTAACAAGATGTTCAACATACTCTGGAATGTCTACGTCTTCGCGACAACCTACATGTCCCTTGACAGGTTCCAGCCAGGTGACCATGAACTGGAGGACCTCCACTTCAGGGATGAGGATCGATGGATAATCTCAAGGGTTAACTCTGTGGCCCTGAAGGTGACAGAGGCCCTGGATAACCTCCACTTCCACAGGGCAACCCGTGAAATTCACGACTTCATAGTGGAGGACCTCAGCCGCTGGTACATAAGGCTCATAAGGAGCCGCACATGGATAGAGAGGGACGACCCAGACAAGCTGGCAGCCTACCACAGCCTCTACACAGCCATCAAGACACTCATAGTGACACTCTCACCCATAGCACCCCACATATGCGAGGACATCTACCAGAACCTTGTGAGGGGGGCTGAACCCGACTCACCCGAGAGCATACACATGCTGGACTGGATGGTGAGTGAGGATGCTGTGGACGGCAAACTCGAGGCAGAGATGGACATCGTCCGCGAGATAATAGAGGCATGTGCAAGGGCAAGGGACACTGCAAGGTACAAGCTGAGATGGCCTGTAAGGGAGATAGCTGTGGTATCAGAGGATGAGGGGGTCCTGGCGGCTGCAGAGTCCCTCAAGGCTGTCATAGCTGAACAGGCCAATGCCAAGTCCATCAGGACTTCAACGGAATTCCCTGACATGAGAATAATAGCCAAACCAAACCCCGCAACCCTGGGTCCAAGGCTCAGGCAGGACATGCCACCTGTCATGAGAAAACTTGAGGAGGCGGATGGCGCTGAGGTTAAAGCTGCACTGGAGTCAGAGGGTACCTTCAGGGTTGAACTGGACGGCAGAATAATCGTCCTGGAACCCGATGACATAATATTTGAGACAGAACTACCTGAGAACATCGTGAATGCACAGTTCGAGGGTGGAAGCGTATTCGTTGATACGGAACTCACACCTGAGATAATGAGCGAGGCAATGGCCCGCGAACTTGTAAGGAGGATCCAGGATATGAGGAAGGACCTTGACCTGGATGTTGAGGCCAGGATAGAGGTTTCAGTGAAATGCAGCCCTGAATTCAGGGAACTCACAGAGTCCCAGAGGGAATTTGTGGAGAATGAGGTCAGGGCCAGCCAGCTCTCCTTTGATTACACTGAACTCGAGTACACCAAGGAATGGAAGATATCAGATGAAAACCTTATAATATCCATAAAACCTTCAGATAAGGTGTGA
- the glyA gene encoding serine hydroxymethyltransferase: MVSNQDYTERIRDLMRDHNSWMESSINLIASENITSSRVKEALISDLSHRYAEGLPGERLYEGCRYIDEIEEITIELSKKLFRAEHANVQPTSGVVANLACFFATADVGDSIMAMEVPYGGHISHARVSAAGVRGFKIYTHPFDFENMNIDADAMKKKILEVKPRIILFGGSLFLFPHPVEEAVEAAEEVGARIMYDGAHVLGLIAGGYFQDPLREGADMLVGSTHKTFPGPQGGIILCREELADDIDEAVFPGLVSNHHLHHVAGLGIATAEMLEFGSEYAAQTIRNAKKLAESLNELGFNVLCEHLDFTESHQVVMDVSDIGRAAEISKRLEANNIILNKNLLPWDDVNRSDDPSGIRIGTQEITRRGMKESEMSEVAEYIKRVVIDGRDVKEEVSEFMSSYTKVHYAFEESEAYKYMEIR, from the coding sequence ATGGTCAGCAATCAGGATTATACCGAGAGAATAAGAGACCTCATGAGGGATCATAACAGCTGGATGGAGTCAAGCATCAACCTCATAGCAAGTGAAAATATAACGAGTTCAAGGGTCAAGGAGGCACTCATCTCTGACCTGTCACACCGCTATGCAGAGGGCCTCCCCGGTGAGAGGCTCTATGAGGGCTGCAGGTACATAGATGAGATTGAAGAGATCACAATTGAACTCTCAAAGAAACTCTTCAGGGCAGAGCATGCCAATGTCCAGCCAACATCGGGTGTTGTGGCCAACCTCGCCTGCTTCTTTGCAACTGCAGATGTTGGCGACTCCATAATGGCCATGGAGGTCCCATACGGCGGCCACATATCCCATGCCAGGGTCAGTGCAGCCGGTGTCAGGGGATTCAAAATATACACCCATCCCTTTGACTTTGAAAACATGAACATAGACGCTGATGCAATGAAGAAAAAAATCCTTGAGGTCAAACCAAGGATAATACTATTCGGCGGAAGCCTCTTCCTCTTCCCCCACCCTGTGGAGGAGGCTGTTGAGGCAGCAGAGGAGGTGGGTGCAAGGATAATGTACGACGGCGCCCACGTCCTTGGCCTCATTGCAGGCGGATACTTCCAGGATCCCCTCAGGGAGGGCGCCGATATGCTCGTGGGAAGCACACATAAAACCTTCCCAGGACCCCAGGGTGGTATAATCCTCTGCAGGGAGGAACTTGCAGATGACATAGATGAGGCGGTCTTCCCTGGACTTGTGAGTAACCACCACCTCCACCACGTGGCAGGCCTCGGAATAGCAACCGCAGAGATGCTTGAATTTGGAAGTGAATACGCGGCACAGACAATCAGAAACGCAAAGAAACTAGCAGAAAGCCTCAATGAACTTGGATTCAACGTACTCTGTGAGCATCTCGACTTCACAGAATCCCATCAGGTTGTGATGGATGTATCAGACATTGGAAGGGCCGCAGAGATATCCAAGAGACTTGAGGCCAACAACATAATACTCAACAAGAACCTTCTCCCATGGGACGATGTTAACAGGTCAGACGACCCATCAGGAATAAGGATAGGTACACAGGAGATAACGAGGCGTGGCATGAAGGAGTCAGAGATGTCAGAGGTTGCAGAATACATAAAGAGGGTTGTTATTGACGGCAGGGACGTTAAGGAAGAGGTTTCAGAGTTCATGTCTTCCTATACAAAGGTCCACTACGCCTTTGAGGAGTCAGAGGCCTACAAGTACATGGAGATCCGGTAG
- a CDS encoding HEAT repeat domain-containing protein encodes MEAKRIDFLLEELKNPDWVVREDAVELLAEVADPRAVEPLIEALDDEDYHVREAAALALATFDDKRAVGPLREHLSDEKPGVRYACALALGILGDEDSVKDLEGLLDDESPMVRRVAEVAISEIKKRARS; translated from the coding sequence ATGGAGGCTAAGAGGATTGATTTTCTCCTTGAGGAACTCAAAAACCCGGACTGGGTTGTGCGTGAGGACGCTGTTGAACTCCTTGCAGAGGTTGCAGATCCCCGGGCTGTGGAACCACTCATAGAGGCCCTTGATGACGAGGACTACCATGTAAGGGAGGCTGCCGCACTTGCCCTTGCAACCTTTGATGATAAAAGGGCTGTTGGACCCCTCAGGGAGCATCTTTCAGATGAGAAACCTGGTGTGAGGTACGCGTGTGCCCTGGCCCTTGGAATACTCGGTGATGAGGATTCAGTCAAGGACCTTGAGGGGCTTCTTGACGATGAGAGCCCAATGGTTCGGAGGGTGGCGGAGGTTGCAATCTCCGAGATAAAAAAGAGGGCGAGATCCTAG
- a CDS encoding dihydromethanopterin reductase (acceptor), with translation MRIAWAFTGAGHLLLESVEVLEELVSRGHEVTILLSGASEEVLRMYGLFERVRRLSGGYYRELVLESDEGYSFPITGRLSMGRYDLLVVSPVTSNTVAKIVHGIADTLVTNAVAQAGKGGVPVYCVPVDLEEGDVETVLPSKLELELCRRCEQCLAAAACPGDAIVPGIEIRLLKCRGCGLCHSACPYGAVSGGRIITIHMREVDIRNTERLSEMEGITVFDGPREILRTI, from the coding sequence ATGAGAATTGCCTGGGCATTCACAGGGGCCGGGCACCTGCTTCTTGAGAGTGTTGAGGTGCTGGAGGAGCTGGTTTCTAGGGGCCACGAGGTAACCATACTCCTATCAGGAGCCTCAGAAGAGGTTCTAAGGATGTACGGCCTCTTTGAGAGGGTCAGGAGACTTTCAGGTGGATACTACAGGGAACTTGTACTTGAAAGTGACGAGGGCTACAGCTTCCCCATAACAGGCAGGCTCTCCATGGGTAGATATGATCTTCTTGTGGTCTCCCCTGTAACATCCAATACCGTGGCCAAGATAGTTCATGGCATAGCCGATACACTTGTGACAAACGCCGTGGCCCAGGCAGGTAAAGGCGGAGTGCCGGTGTACTGCGTCCCGGTGGACCTTGAGGAGGGCGACGTTGAAACGGTCCTCCCATCAAAACTTGAACTTGAACTCTGCAGGAGATGCGAGCAGTGCCTTGCCGCGGCGGCATGTCCAGGGGACGCAATAGTTCCGGGAATTGAGATAAGGCTTCTGAAGTGCAGGGGCTGCGGGCTGTGTCATAGCGCATGTCCATATGGTGCCGTCTCAGGCGGAAGGATAATAACCATCCACATGAGGGAGGTGGACATCAGAAACACAGAGAGACTCTCTGAGATGGAGGGTATAACTGTGTTTGATGGGCCCAGGGAGATTTTAAGGACCATCTGA
- a CDS encoding methionine adenosyltransferase codes for MRNIIVEPLNQTPIEDQKVEIVERKGIGHPDSISDGIAESVSRALCNAYLDRFGAIMHHNTDEVQITAGESAPQFGGGEVIKPIEILLTGRGIAEVDGEKIGLDRIAISAAKEYLRDNIINLDVETCTVVECKIGHGSGDLRDVFARKGRAPLSNDTSFGVGFAPFSETERIVMEAENLLNSPEFKKKYPAVGEDIKVMGLRENDNITLTVACAMVDRYVSDLEEYLEIKNVVKDEVFKLASGITERNLEVFVNTADRCEDDEPSVYITVTGTSAEMGDDGSVGRGNRANGLITPNRPMSMEATSGKNPINHVGKIYNLLSNQMAADIVESIEGVKQVHIMILSQIGKPIDHPKAATAQVILEDGYTMDDITGKVSGVMDAWLEDIPSITEMLVKGQLRTF; via the coding sequence GTGAGAAATATTATCGTTGAACCCCTTAACCAGACACCAATCGAGGACCAGAAGGTGGAGATAGTTGAAAGGAAGGGCATAGGACACCCTGACAGTATAAGTGACGGGATAGCTGAATCAGTGAGCAGGGCCCTCTGCAACGCCTACCTTGACAGATTCGGTGCCATAATGCACCACAACACCGACGAGGTACAGATAACAGCCGGGGAATCCGCACCACAGTTCGGAGGCGGTGAAGTCATAAAACCGATAGAGATACTCCTCACAGGAAGGGGCATCGCCGAGGTTGATGGAGAGAAGATAGGCCTTGACAGGATAGCCATATCAGCAGCCAAGGAGTACCTCAGGGACAACATAATAAACCTTGATGTTGAGACCTGCACCGTGGTGGAGTGCAAGATCGGGCACGGTTCAGGGGACCTGCGGGATGTTTTTGCAAGGAAGGGAAGGGCACCACTATCAAATGACACATCATTCGGGGTTGGATTCGCACCATTCTCAGAGACCGAGAGGATAGTGATGGAGGCAGAGAACCTCCTCAACTCCCCTGAATTCAAGAAAAAATACCCTGCAGTGGGTGAGGACATAAAGGTCATGGGTCTCAGGGAAAATGACAACATAACACTCACCGTTGCCTGTGCAATGGTGGACAGATACGTATCAGACCTTGAGGAATACCTTGAAATCAAGAATGTGGTGAAGGATGAGGTATTCAAGCTGGCCTCAGGGATCACAGAGAGAAACCTTGAGGTTTTTGTAAATACAGCCGACCGCTGTGAGGACGATGAGCCATCCGTTTACATAACAGTTACAGGGACCTCCGCTGAGATGGGTGATGACGGATCAGTGGGAAGGGGTAACAGGGCCAACGGCCTCATAACACCCAACAGGCCAATGTCCATGGAGGCAACATCAGGTAAGAACCCCATAAACCATGTAGGTAAGATCTACAATCTGCTCTCAAACCAGATGGCCGCAGACATAGTTGAGAGCATAGAGGGAGTTAAACAGGTCCATATAATGATACTCAGCCAGATAGGAAAGCCAATTGACCACCCCAAGGCCGCCACAGCCCAGGTGATCCTTGAGGATGGCTACACCATGGATGACATCACAGGAAAGGTTTCAGGAGTAATGGACGCATGGCTCGAGGACATACCGAGCATAACCGAGATGCTGGTCAAGGGTCAGCTCCGGACATTCTAA